DNA sequence from the Paenibacillus azoreducens genome:
TCCATCTATAATCAAGTGCAAGATGATATTTATGGATGGGGTATGAAAATGAACCGGATAAACTCATGTACCGGCACTCTAGTGCCATATTACTTTTTATGTGAAGAACCTATCACCTTAATAGAAAAAATTGAAAACACCCGCAGGGAATTGATAAAGGTTGTCAACGAAAGGAAGAGTTTAACAGACGAAGCGGTTTTAAAATTGAGTCAAGAGTTAGACATCTATCTTTTGGAGTGCCAGAAAAGGAAATAAGCTGTAAAGATATTCTGTCGATGCAAACGAAACTGGGAAACGTTATTTCAGCTAAAAAGCTGCCTTTTCAGATGTAACGAAACACAGAAGCGTTATTCAGGCGAAATCTCGATCCAACACCACAAATTCTGAGCAATAGCGATACCCTGTTTCGTTAAAAAATTTGGAAGCCTCTTTTTGCTCAAATAACGACTGCAAGTTTCGTTAGACAAGCGGAATGCCGATAAGAACTCCTTCAAGTGAAATGCGTCAAAACATTTGAACACTCAGCGCCGCCATGCAGACATTAAAAACGGGATGGTCCCGAAGGCCAGCATCGTTTCGCCTCGGCACAATCCCTTATTTTTTGATGGCAAGCCCGTGAACTCCCGGCTCCAATATGTCCACATCCTTGGGTTCCACATGAACATGCACATTCATGATGTTATGCATATCCGTAAGCCGCTCTTCGATTTCGTCGCTGATCCGATGTCCTTCGATAATGCTCAGACGGGGATCGACTTCGATCACCACATCCACCAGAACATGATTGCCGTGAACCCTTGCTTTGACATCCTTAATGCCTTCGACGCCCGGCGTGCTGCCGATGGCGCTGCGCAAATCCTTCAACTCCTCCTCATCAAAGCCGTCGGTCAAACGGTAGGTCGAATCCCGGAAAATATCCCATGCCGTTTTGCAAATCAGAAGCCCGACCGCAAAAGCTGCGACCACATCCAGACATTTCAGTCCGAATTGCGCGCCGACAATGCCAATCGCCGCTCCAACACTGACGATGGCATCCGAAAAATTATCTTTAGCCGCAGCCATGAGCGCCTGGCTATTAATTTTTTTCGCCAGATTCCGGTTGTAGAGGTATACCCCGTACATGCAGACCGCACACACCGCCGCAATCCCGGCAGCCCATAAA
Encoded proteins:
- a CDS encoding cation diffusion facilitator family transporter yields the protein MNIYDDIRKGERGAWVSIAAYLILSAFKLVSGYLFASSALVADGFNNVTDIIASLAVLVGLRISRKPPDSDHAYGHFRAETVAALLSSFIMAMVGIQVLFDAARSLFSGIEAKPDLWAAGIAAVCAVCMYGVYLYNRNLAKKINSQALMAAAKDNFSDAIVSVGAAIGIVGAQFGLKCLDVVAAFAVGLLICKTAWDIFRDSTYRLTDGFDEEELKDLRSAIGSTPGVEGIKDVKARVHGNHVLVDVVIEVDPRLSIIEGHRISDEIEERLTDMHNIMNVHVHVEPKDVDILEPGVHGLAIKK
- a CDS encoding aspartyl-phosphate phosphatase Spo0E family protein, with the translated sequence MNRINSCTGTLVPYYFLCEEPITLIEKIENTRRELIKVVNERKSLTDEAVLKLSQELDIYLLECQKRK